A region of Culicoides brevitarsis isolate CSIRO-B50_1 chromosome 1, AGI_CSIRO_Cbre_v1, whole genome shotgun sequence DNA encodes the following proteins:
- the LOC134830326 gene encoding cytoplasmic 60S subunit biogenesis factor ZNF622 — MSNLTCLNCSVRFQTFEQQRDHFKTDWHRYNLKRKIAELPPVSAEGFEKLLNEQRNAEKSQSEDNSLYCKACGKLFKTINAHDNHLNSKKHKEALKRFVEQHADEDVSVKATGESKYEQARPFVAEAESDDDDDDDMEVEEVDSDEWEADENFENPIANNNCLFCDHHSKNIVNNVKHMSLEHSFFIPDAEFVVDLEGLLSYLAEKICKYFICIWCNDRGKTFYSMQGARKHMIDKGHCKMLHEGAALAEYVDFYDYSTSYPDAGTEGMDIDAEIDPEENTLDGDDYQLVLPSGITIGHRSLMRYYNQRINPNRAVVVKKSDKKMHKVLAEYKSIGWTSTNQEMAARNARDIHTMKRQMQKLQQKIGIKANKLQKHYRAQVMF, encoded by the exons ATGTCAAATTTAACGTGCTTAAACTGCAGCGTTCGTTTCCAGACGTTCGAACAACAAAGAGATCATTTCAAAACAG ATTGGCATCGCTACAATCTCAAACGAAAAATCGCCGAATTGCCTCCCGTATCAGCAGAAGGTTTCGAAAAACTCCTCAACGAGCAACGAAACGCCGAAAAAAGTCAATCGGAGGACAACAGTTTATACTGCAAAGCCTgcggaaaattgttcaaaacgaTAAACGCGCACGACAACCACTTGAACagcaaaaaacacaaagaagCCTTGAAACGATTCGTGGAACAGCATGCCGACGAAGATGTTTCCGTCAAAGCCACGGGCGAATCAAAGTACGAACAAGCCAGACCGTTTGTAGCTGAGGCAGAaagcgacgacgatgacgacgacgacatggaAGTAGAAGAAGTCGATTCTGACGAATGGGAAGCCGACGAGAACTTTGAAAATCCCATCGCGAACAATAATTGCCTGTTTTGCGATCATCACAGCAAAAATATCGTCAACAACGTCAAACACATGTCACTCGAGCACTCATTTTTCATTCCGGATGCCGAATTTGTCGTAGATCTCGAGGGGCTTTTGTCGTATTTGgcggaaaaaatttgcaaatatttcATCTGCATCTGGTGCAACGATCGCGGAAAGACTTTTTACTCGATGCAGGGCGCCCGCAAACACATGATCGACAAAGGACACTGCAAAATGTTGCATGAAGGAGCTGCCCTTGCGGAGTACGTCGATTTTTACGATTACAGCACGAGTTATCCGGATGCCGGCACAGAAGGAATGGATATTGATGCCGAAATAGACCCGGAGGAAAATACTCTCGATGGAGACGATTATCAATTGGTACTTCCGTCGGGCATCACAATTGGACATCGTTCGCTTATGCGATACTACAATCAACGTATTAACCCGAATAGAGCTGTGGTCGTGAAAAAATCcgataaaaaaatgcacaaagtCTTGGCTGAGTACAAAAGTATCGGATGGACTTCGACAAATCAGGAAATGGCAGCGAGAAATGCACGAGATATCCACACCATGAAACGCCAAATGCagaaattgcaacaaaaaatcggCATTAAGGCAAATAAGTTACAGAAACATTATCGCGCGCAAGTCATGTTCTAA
- the LOC134837068 gene encoding actin-related protein 5 produces the protein MIELKGEKIVPDIVHEYTPKIRNGNIPIVIDNGSYQCRVGWACNKEPSLTFRNLIAKPRKERNKKDETGTANQPPVQIGNEIVNIEALRFQLKSQFDRNVVTHYQIQEQIFDYTFKHLGITTSGVAHPIVMTECFGNPNSCRALMSELLFECYGVPSVAYGVDGLFSYKFSNAARDGLIVNIGYNTTHVIPVLNHKVIGVNARRINIGGCHMINYLHRLLQLKYPVHVNAITISRVEELLHEHCSIAYDYMEELKKWSNLDYYEKYVKIIQLPYTVPVAAPVMSAEQKLEKKRELAKRLVEMNARKREEKLLEDEETLQKLILIRDMYFNKDEGDFEDALKQAEIASYEELEKQITQISNRIERVKQKMAQAESGNQTPEEKPIVVPQPPPNLSMEAWLTDIKRKRTLLMEKKAAKRQRKQDLAKRRTAAAQERMRIISQLAKKEKGTDDFGSRDEDWDIYKTISREGGDSDSELENEKLMEYEEVLRHHEPEMFESQITEGNAAELNQLHVGVEAIRAPELLFQPSMIGCQEAGLAEIIDFVLKMFSPEDQLKLANNVFLTGGASKFPGLRERLDRELLEMRPFETSHKITFAKSASMDGWYGAREFANNSKELKKALLTKAEYEEKGGEYFKEFFCSNQYFSTPIAQPPTE, from the exons ATGATCGAGCTAAAAGGCGAAAAAATTGTTCCTGACATCGTTCATGAGTACACCCCGAAGATCCGGAATGGAAATATCCCCATTGTGATCGATAATG gaAGCTACCAATGTCGCGTTGGATGGGCTTGTAACAAGGAACCATCGTTAACTTTTCGTAATTTAATCGCCAAACCACGTAAGGAACGGAATAAAAAAGACGAAACAGGCACCGCAAACCAACCGCCGGTCCAAATTGGCAACGAAATTGTCAATATTGAAGCTTTGCGATTCCAACTGAAGAGCCAATTCGATCGAAATGTCGTCACACATTACCAGATTCAAGAACAAATCTTCGATTACACGTTTAAACATCTCGGCATTACAACTTCAGGCGTCGCACATCCAATTGTCATGACCGAATGCTTTGGAAATCCGAATAGTTGTCGAGCGTTGATGTCGGAATTGTTGTTTGAATGCTATGGGGTCCCTTCTGTGGCTTATGGCGTCGATGGATTGTTCAGTTACAAGTTTAGTAATGCGGCGCGAGATGGTTTAATCGTCAATATTGGCTACAATACGACCCATGTCATTCCCGTGCTCAATCACAAAGTCATCGGAGTGAATGCGCGACGCATAAATATCGGCGGATGTCacatgataaattatttgcatCGATTATTGCAGCTAAAATACCCCGTTCACGTGAATGCCATCACCATTAGTCGTGTTGAAGAGCTTTTGCATGAACATTGCTCCATCGCGTATGACTACATGGAAGAGCTGAAGAAATGGAGTAACCTCGATTACTacgaaaaatatgtgaaaatcaTCCAATTACCCTATACGGTGCCCGTAGCAGCTCCCGTGATGAGTGCCGAGCAAAAATTAGAGAAGAAACGGGAGTTGGCAAAGCGTCTCGTGGAGATGAATGCCCGAAAACgcgaagaaaaattacttgagGACGAAGAAACGTTGcaaaaactgattttaatCCGTGACATGTACTTCAACAAGGACGAAGGTGACTTCGAAGATGCTCTTAAACAAGCAGAAATCGCCAGTTACGAGGAACTCGAGAAACAAATCACGCAAATAAGCAACCGCATCGAACGAGTGAAGCAAAAAATGGCCCAAGCTGAGAGCGGGAACCAAACTCCCGAAGAAAAACCCATCGTAGTACCCCAACCGCCGCCAAATTTGAGCATGGAAGCATGGTTAACGGACATCAAACGCAAAAGAACGTTGCTCATGGAGAAAAAAGCTGCCAAACGACAACGGAAACAAGATTTAGCAAAGCGTCGAACTGCCGCCGCACAAGAACGCATGCGAATAATCTCACAAttggcaaaaaaagaaaaaggcaCCGACGATTTCGGAAGTCGCGACGAAGATTGGGACATTTACAAGACGATAAGTCGCGAGGGTGGCGACAGCGATAGCGAATTGGAGAACGAAAAGCTCATGGAATACGAGGAAGTGTTGCGACATCACGAACCGGAGATGTTCGAATCGCAAATTACGGAAGGAAATGCCGCGGAATTGAATCag cTCCATGTCGGCGTCGAAGCGATTCGAGCTCCCGAACTTTTGTTTCAGCCATCGATGATCGGATGCCAGGAAGCAGGATTAGcggaaattattgattttgtgttgaaaatgttCAGTCCGGAGGATCAATTGAAGTTGGCGAACAATGTTTTCTTAACGGGAGGTGCTTCAAAGTTTCCCGGGCTGCGTGAAAGACTCGATCGGGAGTTGTTGGAAATGCGTCCCTTTGAGACGTCGCACAAAATTACCTTCGCTAAGAGTGCGTCGATGGATGGATGGTATGGCGCCCGTGAATTCGCGAATAACTCGAAGGAATTGAAAAAAGCGTTACTCACAAAAGCGGAATACGAAGAGAAAGGCGGTGAatatttcaaggaatttttctgttcaaaTCAGTATTTTTCGACGCCAATCGCACAACCGCCAacggaataa
- the LOC134838226 gene encoding S-adenosylmethionine sensor upstream of mTORC1 has product MASKEHLELSGFIKDVHKNLRNAAKLIGSDLAWKQHLEEEKQLRDYAEAMKNLSENHWKVNRDKELNRIDWTVKQCRQYFDEKSIEKYRKKEEEILEKAYLENLDNPFKPVPCYRRPTEENSPIRLLDVGSCFNPFTKYENFDVIAIDIAPSKSSGVFKMDFTNVEIVDEPMNFCHNRLSHLPHTFFDVVVFSLLLEYLPSSKQRIKCVQNAYEVLDNEGLLVIITPDSKHVGANAKLMKNWRYTISLMGFNRIMFEKMEHVTCMVFRKCIDKSVSRRWAKLHKEDFMTEEINIPQDFTEYEVDDDRPEDERTEEDDARGKELLFEQLPNVI; this is encoded by the coding sequence ATGGCTTCAAAAGAGCATTTGGAGTTATCGGGCTTCATTAAGGATGTTCATAAAAATCTGCGAAACGCGGCAAAACTCATCGGAAGTGATCTTGCGTGGAAACAACACCTAGAAGAGGAGAAACAATTGAGAGATTATGCGGAggcgatgaaaaatttatcagaaaacCATTGGAAAGTGAATAGAGACAAGGAATTAAACCGAATTGACTGGACTGTGAAGCAATGTCGGCAgtattttgacgaaaaatcaatcgaaaagtatcgaaaaaaggaagaagagaTACTAGAAAAGGCTTACCTCGAAAATTTGGACAATCCGTTCAAGCCCGTACCATGTTACCGACGACCCACAGAAGAAAACTCCCCGATTCGACTCTTGGATGTTGGAAGTTGCTTCAATCCTTTTACGAAATACGAGAATTTTGACGTAATTGCCATCGATATTGCTCCCAGCAAGTCCAGCGGAGTGTTCAAAATGGATTTTACGAATGTAGAAATCGTTGATGAGCCAATGAACTTTTGTCATAATCGTCTTTCGCACTTGCCTCACACGTTTTTCGATGTCGTGGTCTTTAGTTTGCTCCTGGAATATCTTCCGTCGTCGAAACAACGCATAAAATGTGTTCAAAATGCTTATGAAGTGCTCGATAATGAAGGTTTGCTCGTGATAATTACGCCAGATTCGAAGCATGTGGGAGCAAATGCGAAATTAATGAAGAATTGGAGATACACGATCTCGTTAATGGGCTTCAATCGTATCATGTTTGAGAAAATGGAGCATGTTACTTGTATGGTTTTCCGAAAATGTATTGACAAAAGTGTTTCTCGGAGATGGGCAAAGTTGCACAAAGAGGATTTCATGACGGAGGAAATTAATATTCCGCAGGATTTTACGGAGTATGAAGTAGACGATGATCGACCGGAGGATGAGAGAACGGAAGAAGACGATGCAAGAGGGAAAGAATTGTTGTTTGAGCAATTACCGAATGtgatttaa
- the LOC134837073 gene encoding NADH dehydrogenase [ubiquinone] 1 alpha subcomplex assembly factor 3, whose product MAQLGRQIIRNLARNGLNVRSQRPVLSCQFLKQNINKSTNYGQIRSYSGAYDCDGKTTMSLLNADHEYGLMVDSYSQLGFRLNNRVFVLGPMAIFPKTVLSWDVASKDDIDENSLRLIALLEPKIDILILGIGDAEVDPNFMKKILAFMKKYKINVEVLRTEQACSTFNFLNAESRMVAALLIPPMHMRVNEDELYGVGDALKLRDDDPFVEALPSRK is encoded by the exons atggcACAATTAGGACGTCAAATAATAAGAAATCTAGCGAGAAATGGATTGAATGTGAGGAGTCAAAGACCGGTTTTGAG TTGCCagtttttgaagcaaaacaTCAATAAAAGTACAAATTATGGACAAATTAGGAGCTATTCGGGTGCTTATGACTGCGATGGGAAGACAACCATGTCATTGCTGAATGCAGATCACGAATACGGACTCATGGTTGATTCGTACAGTCAACTTGGGTTTCGGTTGAACAACAGGGTTTTCGTTTTGGGTCCCATGGCGATTTTTCCAAA gaCAGTTTTATCATGGGACGTCGCATCGAAGGACGACATCGACGAAAACAGCTTACGACTCATCGCCCTGTTAGAACCCAAAAtcgacattttaattttaggcatCGGAGATGCTGAAGTCGACcccaatttcatgaaaaaaatcctcgccttcatgaaaaaatacaaaattaacgtCGAAGTACTGCGCACGGAACAGGCCTGCTCAACTTTCAACTTCCTGAATGCCGAAAGTCGCATGGTAGCTGCCCTGCTAATACCGCCCATGCATATGCGCGTCAACGAAGACGAGCTGTACGGAGTTGGCGACGCCTTAAAACTCCGCGATGACGATCCCTTTGTCGAAGCCTTACCaagtagaaaataa
- the LOC134837066 gene encoding transcription elongation factor SPT5 — translation MSDSEVSNASDSGSEGSNRSSRSRSGSGSDNEVQQPQRNRKNRRPRDEEEEDDMDSEEYEEEDDHPRKKKKKERYGGFIIDEAEVDDEVEEDDEWEDGAQEIGIVGNEIEEFGQTAREIENRRRGALWDSQKEDEIEEYLRKKYADESVARRHFGDGGEEMSDEITQQTLLPGIKDPNLWMVKCRIGEEKATALLLMRKFLTYANTDEPLQIKTVVAPEGVKGYIYVEAYKQTHTKAAIQNVGNLRMGIWKQEMVPIKEMTDVLKVVKDQSTLRSKQWVRLKRGLYKDDIAQVDYVDLAQNQVHLKLLPRIDYTRLRGALRTTQSEADDAKRKKKRRPPAKPFDPEQIRAIGGEVTSDGDFLIFEGNRYSRKGFLYKNFTMSAILADGVKPTLAELERFEEQPEDINIEIAVSKSDPSGTHSFSMGDNVEVACGDLENLQAKIIAIDGAMITVQPKHEDLKDPLIFKAGELRKYFKAGDHAKVLAGRYEGETGLIVRVEPQRVVLVSDLTMHELEVLPRDLQLCSDMATGVDSLGQYQWGDLVQLDAQNVGVIVRLERENFHVLSMHGKVVECKPTALQKRRENRNTIALDSEHNQIRRKDIVKAIEGPHAGRDGEIKHIYRNLAFLHSRMYTENGGIFVCKTHHLQLAGGSKNNANNAAPLGLFNGLMSPRIHSPMHPSGGQRGGRGGGRGGRGGFNNRVSRDREILGKSIKITGGPYKGAVGIVKDATESTARVELHSSCQTISVDRNHIAVVGQPAKDGSISSYGRTPARTPSSSHGAQTPIYNAGSKTPLHGGATPQYDGSRTPFGGMTPSHDGSMTPRHGAWDPANTPARMNDYEYNLDEANPSPGYNPSTPGYQHTPFAPQTPGSSHMYGSESYSPYQASSSPSPSPYASGYMGTPSPTGYSPAAGPSSPYNPQTPGASLDSQMNDWCTTDIEVKIKSNDDNDLSGQNGIIRTVNNGVCSVFLIEEDRVVTVQASNLEPVAPRLREYCKAISGENRDQVGQVLQIFGGGREALVKFNFSSEPHMVPMYTLCKMKSD, via the exons ATGTCTGATTCTGAAGTGAGTAACGCTTCAGACAGCGGTTCCGAGGGATCAAATCGTTCGTCCCGCTCCCGCAGCGGATCCGGATCGGACAATGAGGTTCAACAACCGCAACGAAATCGCAAAAATCGTCGCCCGCGTGACGAAGAAGAGGAAGACGACATGGATTCGGAAGAGTACGAGGAGGAAGACGATCATCCGcgcaagaaaaagaagaaggaacGTTACGGCGGATTCATTATTGACGAGGCAGAAGTCGATGACGAGGTTGAGGAAGACGACGAATGGGAAGATGGAGCGCAAGAAATTGGCATTGTCGGAAACGAAATCGAGGAATTTGGTCAAACTGCGCGCGAAATCGAAAATAGACGTCGCGGAGCCCTTTGGGACTCGCAGAAAGAAGACGAAATTGAGGAATATTTGCGTAAAAAGTACGCTGACGAGTCTGTGGCACGTCGTCATTTCGGCGATGGCGGCGAAGAAATGTCCGATGAGATTACGCAGCAAACTTTGCTGCCCGGAATTAAGGATCCCAACTTGTGGATGGTCAAATGTCGCATTGGCGAGGAAAAAGCAACGGCTCTTTTGCTGATGCGTAAGTTCCTGACATACGCAAATACGGATGAACCGTTGCAAATTAAGACAGTCGTGGCTCCGGAAGGCGTCAAAGGCTACATTTACGTCGAAGCGTACAAACAAACGCATACAAAAGCCGCCATCCAAAATGTTGGAAACTTGCGCATGGGAATTTGGAAGCAAGAAATGGTCCCGATCAAGGAAATGACTGACGTACTAAAAGTCGTCAAGGATCAAAGCACGTTGCGATCGAAACAATGGGTTCGTTTGAAGCGCGGCTTGTACAAAGATGACATCGCGCAAGTCGATTACGTCGATCTCGCCCAAAATCAGGTTCATTTGAAGCTTTTGCCGCGTATCGATTACACGCGTTTACGTGGCGCCCTGCGAACAACCCAAAGTGAAGCCGATGACGCGAAACGCAAGAAAAAACGTCGTCCGCCAGCAAAACCCTTCGATCCCGAACAAATTCGCGCAATTGGCGGCGAAGTTACATCCGACGGAGATTTCTTGATTTTCGAGGGAAATCGTTACAGTCGCAAGgggtttttgtacaaaaacttCACAATGTCGGCAATTCTCGCAGACGGCGTCAAACCAACACTTGCCGAGCTCGAAAGGTTCGAAGAGCAACCGGAAGACATCAACATTGAAATTGCTGTCTCGAAATCCGATCCATCGGGAACACATTCCTTCTCAATGGGAGACAATGTCGAAGTTGCATGCGGCGACTTGGAGAATTTGCAAGCGAAAATTATCGCAATTGATGGCGCCATGATCACCGTTCAGCCGAAACACGAAGACTTGAAGGATCCGTTGATCTTTAAGGCGGGCGAGTTgcggaaatatttcaaagcggGAGACCATGCGAAGGTACTTGCGGGTCGTTATGAGGGCGAAACTGGCTTGATTGTGCGTGTCGAGCCGCAACGCGTTGTTTTGGTGTCGGATTTGACGATGCACGAGTTGGAAGTTTTGCCACGCGATTTGCAATTGTGCTCGGATATGGCGACAGGCGTTGATTCCTTGGGGCAATATCAATGGGGAGATTTGGTTCAATTGga tGCACAAAACGTTGGTGTAATTGTCCGTTTGGAGCGCGAAAACTTCCATGTGTTGAGCATGCATGGAAAAGTCGTCGAATGTAAGCCAACTGCTTTACAAAAACGTCGTGAGAACCGAAATACGATCGCTTTGGACAGCGAACACAATCAAATTCGTCGCAAAGATATCGTCAAAGCCATCGAAGGACCCCATgct gGTCGAGATGGCGAAATCAAGCACATTTATCGCAATTTGGCATTCTTACACTCTCGTATGTACACCGAAAACGGCGGTATTTTCGTCTGTAAAACGCATCACTTGCAACTTGCGGGCGGAAGCAAAAATAATGCCAACAACGCTGCGCCATTGGGACTTTTTAACGGGCTCATGTCGCCCCGCATCCATTCTCCGATGCATCCTTCGGGCGGTCAACGTGGCGGAAGAGGCGGAGGTCGCGGCGGACGAGGCGGTTTCAACAATCGCGTTTCGCGTGATCGTGAAATTCTcggaaaaagtatcaaaattaCCGGAGGTCCGTACAAGGGCGCCGTTGGAATTGTCAAAGATGCCACTGAGAGCACAGCTCGTGTCGAACTGCATTCGTCGTGTCAGACAATTTCTGTCGATCGTAATCACATTGCTGTCGTTGGACAACCCGCAAAGGATGGCAGTATTTCGAGTTATGGCAGAACTCCGGCACGTACACCGTCGTCGTCGCACGGAGCTCAAACACCGATTTACAATGCGGGATCAAAGACACCGTTGCATGGAGGAGCAACGCCGCAATACGATGGAAGTCGAACACCCTTTGGCGGCATGACTCCGTCGCACGATGGCAGTATGACGCCACGACATGGCGCTTGGGATCCCGCAAATACGCCCGCACGTATGAACGATTACGAGTATAATTTGGATGAGGCGAATCCATCGCCGGGATATAATCCAAGCACGCCAG gaTACCAACACACTCCATTCGCGCCCCAAACTCCCGGCTCATCTCACATGTACGGCAGCGAAAGTTACAGTCCGTATCAAGCAAGCTCCAGCCCAAGCCCGAGCCCTTATGCATCTGGTTACATGGGCACTCCATCGCCAACTGGTTATTCGCCCGCTGCCGGGCCCTCATCTCCCTACAATCCACAAACGCCGGGCGCCAGCTTGGATTCCCAAATGAACGATTGGTGCACAACCGACATCGAGGTGAAAATTAAGTcgaacgacgacaacgacttgTCCGGGCAAAATGGCATCATTCGTACCGTCAACAATGGCGTTTGTTCCGTCTTCTTGATCGAGGAAGATCGCGTCGTGACGGTTCAAGCGAGCAATTTGGAGCCCGTTGCACCACGTTTGCGCGAATATTGCAAAGCTATCTCGGGCGAGAATCGCGATCAGGTCGGACAAGTATTGCAAATTTTCGGCGGAGGACGTGAAGCTTtggttaaattcaatttttcgagtGAGCCGCATATGGTACCCATGTACACTTTGTGCAAAATGAAGTCagactaa
- the LOC134837072 gene encoding uncharacterized protein LOC134837072: MSEFNSKALGRNKHSRHKQQKDKHSKFKPKSSLPVHPTRIVLESNWSFYDENSDEDDSSSSAAPDFQEVLRQSTNVGAYFQFKDEKEQQKDKSEDFKSSLFHIDSKLMECALSTIPFYQRLDIPSQYFSAEELEDQDQIATENEEKYRKMCENRSKELLVGKKSNKKLPEIHPQTQQRPVRFSEDTEMETDSTRDELDEILEGTRSFHIVVEPVLKFKTTSESTAVVSAAEPESKESMQKWLDDLLS; this comes from the exons ATGAGTGAATTTAACAGCAAAGCTCTTGGGCGAAA CAAACACAGTCGTCACAAGCAACAAAAAGACAAACACAGTAAATTCAAGCCAAAATCCAGTCTACCAGTGCATCCAACTCGCATCGTTCTCGAGTCAAATTGGTCATTTTACGACGAAAACTCCGACGAAGATGACAGCAGCTCGTCCGCAGCGCCCGATTTTCAAGAAGTTTTGCGACAAAGCACCAACGTTGGCGCCTATTTTCAGTTCAAAGACGAAAAGGAGCAACAAAAGGACAAAAGTGAGGACTTTAAATCGTCACTTTTTCACATCGACTCAAAGTTAATGGAGTGTGCCTTGTCGACAATTCCCTTTTATCAGAGGCTCGATATCCCATCGCAATATTTTAGTGCAGAAGAATTGGAAGATCAGGACCAAATTGCAACGGAAAATGAGGAAAAGTACCGCAAAATGTGCGAAAATCGCAGTAAAGAGCTTTTAGTTGGGaagaaaagcaacaaaaaactgCCTGAAATTCATCCACAGACCCAGCAGCGACCTGTGAGATTTTCCGAAGATACGGAAATGGAGACTGACTCCACGCGCGACGAGCTAGATGAGATCCTTGAGGGCACGAGATCGTTTCATATTGTCGTCGAACCagttttgaagtttaaaaCGACGTCAGAAAGTACCGCAGTTGTCTCCGCCGCTGAGCCTGAAAGTAAGGAAAGCATGCAAAAATGGTTAGATGACCTCCTttcgtaa